A window of Hordeum vulgare subsp. vulgare chromosome 5H, MorexV3_pseudomolecules_assembly, whole genome shotgun sequence genomic DNA:
agttcctaaggacggttcctatgaaaaaacccgccatgtactcctacatagcctttcaccggtacctttaccaaatcaagttcaacacacaacctttgcccaccgaacacattccacatttctgttcatctcccagatgacagaccatacacaactctaagcatagcatgcatagcaggataaggcacatcatagctcaagcaactaccaggtatgctaggttgcaaggttcggctatttactgtgacaaggttaagtcatgcaaaggaagtgggtccaactatcgtggcaaaagcagttgaagcatttgatcctaatgcaataaataggtgcaggagcaagaacatgggatttatcgggatgatcaaaagggttgcttgccttgttgctcagaggaggaacgatatccgtcagacggatattcggtggaatccgggggtgcggagcctaccgaaaagaatggcaacattcaataacaatcatatgcactcaaaatgatgcatgagcatggcatgagaatgcaagtgataagttattattttcaacaagtaataggtttagagttgatttgaatcacattcgaatagcaattcaaacggggtattctcggataccggtttaattgattcgacctgatgctcagatcaacttggtattatcatgcatgaatgtcatgttatgatactgatttgtaattagggcagtgtgtgatcattgcatatataatgaaatttgaatatttttgcaaattccatttataaagtgattagaagaattgaattattccttatttcacaatttagggttctgtaactttttcaaacatagttgaaaatagcataatcagaatccttgaatttttgtgatactttttcatatataaattattttcagtggagttacagattaatttctatgatttttacaattcttagcaatttcctgaattagttttaaactggaaattctatttattgcgtcaggctgacgtcagcaggtcagccgacctgttcaggtcaaacctgacaggggggccccactggtcagcttctctgggactaatcccgcgctgaccagcccctaattggggtttgaccaggcgtggggccctctggcagcgactgaggggagggcgattacgccctaatggtcggccacgtcgacgcccaccggagggtggtcgccggcgaccagacccgcggcggagggctcgccggaggcgacctagacggcgctgcacagcaccaaaacgcacacggtttgcagctacagcatgctcgcgaagtggccgatctggcaggaccatctggggaggctagggtcgccggaagaggcgtcggcgacgagccggagcggcggccgaagctcgggcgtcatcgggggctttgaatcagagggatctacgctcggttcttagctgctacggcatctacgcgtcgtcctggagctgctggtgccctcggaaggacgaactgatcatcggagggctaccggcgacgagcggcagcggcggtcctcgtcgggctctggtgaaactagagctagaggagaggatcgacgggggaaacttagggaaaacgaccgcatgctcacggggagtgcagagcagatcttagacggctcggggaaggcctgggggcgacgaatcgacgggagaggtccggcggccggaggtggaagacgacggcattgcagggctcgaggaagcttcggcttcggcagagatgaccagggcgacgaggcggagctaatggcgtgctctgggaggggatcctatggccaggggcacgggcagctcgagctcgagctcggctctaatggcggcagcaaggaggaggaggagatccgggaggaggaggagaaccgaggcggggaatggataggggaagctctagggagcttatccccatcgtcgccagcgcgaaccggcggccaggcaggcacgcaggtgcgtggccacgccggagggggcggcggccacctcctgctgcctactggcgcgagggaggggacgagcggggagatgggccgggccaggcttgggcgacaggtaagctttttcccattttctctgtttttgtttttctgttttgctaattattgtattgctaattaattcagctccaaaacaaaaagtaaaaaactattttagacctcctgaaatatttgttataatatccccactcattttcaagattttcaacatttttggaaaattatagtttctgattttaatttttaaatttgaaaccagtagcttttgtatttatttaaaatgcttaaagtgtcaagaaaatagttttctccaatgctcacttactttcatgatttatcagaaagtttgaacatttcttgaggccattttgggttcattgattttgaactagttgaaatttcctttaattgaaatggtggctagggttttgagtttttcctttgccactttgttgtttttgttgaaacttcttagatgcaaatgcaaagaagacatgagcacaatcctatcttgcttaagggttagggatgtgacaaagagGCACTGATTTACTACTCATGGAGGCACCGAtttacctccgtgagaggcacgaTTGTGCCActcgaaaaaggaaaagaacgcAAGCGGCTTTGTAAAGGGAAAAATGTGCTCACGGTTTATCTTTTAGTCCCGTTTATTCATAAAAAAAATTCATCGATACCTATTAACATAGAatttagttttgaagatcttaatGTGAGGGATCCAACGATGAAAacagtttaagagataaaacattttaactAACTAATCAATAAAAAAAGAAAACTCACATGTCGCGACAAGTGACACACGTACAGCGCGTCATAACCTCGCAAAATAGGATTGATCTTTGAAAGGAGTACTCCTTAATTAATAATCTTAGAGAAACTATGGTCGCTTTAAGTGACACATCACTCTCACGCGGGTGAGAGAGCGACCAAACGTGCAACCCTCCTCATGCTAACTagactgtttttatatttttgtagttcatctattttctttctttcttttctctttttcaaAATCGCAAGAATTTTATCATATCACGAATAATTTTAAAATTTAGTAACTTTGAATTAATCATGAATAATTTTAAAATTCACATTTTTTTGAAACTTTataatattttgaaaattcatgaacattttttttaatttgcgCATATTGTTTCATGAATTTCTTTCAAATTCAGAAATATGTTTTTGGGAATTTATTTCTTTAAAAGCGTGATTTTTttgaaatcatgaatatttttcaaatcattTAATAATTTTGGAATTTAGGAACAAAGTTTGAAATTGCTGAACATCCTTGTATCAATTAACATGTTTTCTATCGATGAAGAACATTTGAATTTTCCTAATCCGTTTTGGAATTAATGAACATTTTATAAAAGTCAGAACAATTATTAACGTTCACTAATATTCtctgaaattcatgaacatttcttTAAATTCGAACCattttaaaaattcatgaacttcttTGAAAATACCAATATTTTAATTTTTTGAACATTTTAAAATTTTGGTTAACATTTTTGGAATATGAAACgctttgaaaagaaaaaaaaaggaagaaaactgGGCACCCATCCTCGTACGGGTCAAACAAGAGCGCATGTGGTGGGTGCGCTTTTGCTGCATCCCTGCCGCCCTACGCGCCAAATAGTGGATCCCATTTGTGTGCGCCCATATTTCAGGGGCTCAAGTCACGTATTTGATGAGGTCCAAGCATATGTATGGGAAAGGTGTGGTCGTTTGGTAGTCTGGCCTAGTACCCAGTGTTGGGTAGTCGAGGCAGTGACGAAAACTCACACTACAAAGATATAGCACAAATTCTGCTCAAAAAGGGAATAAAAGGATATGGCACAATTGCACTctgcaaaaaatgaaaaaagcacAAATTCACAATACTCCTACTACATTACTGCACCTGCCACCTTGCATCTCACTGATTATTCCATACATATATCTGTACATATATCTGTACTACGAGTACACTATAACTCTATATCGACCCATTAGACAGCTGGAGGTACATATATATATACGCATTCCGACTAACGCGCAAACATTACTCTAAAATGAAACAGTCGAGCGAGGTGAGACTAGCGTAAGAGTATCGGCCTTGGCTAGGTTTCACGCATTATTGTGAGCAGTGATATTCCTGGCGAGGGCCTCGGTCCATTGGTTGGCGTTGTCAGCGGCGATTCTGGAGGCGTCGTAGGAGGAACCCATGATACCCCTCCTTGTGAACCCGGGAACGAGTGCAAACCTAAGAAGGCTGCTTCTGGTTTTGTGCCAGTTTAGCGACATACTCCGTTACGATGGATTCCACCACCACCTGAATTTGTTAAGATCGGGGTGGATGAGGCTGTTGCAAGAAACCGCAATGAAGGCTCTTTTCTGCAGTCTGTAGGGACTTGTCGGGACTCTACCTTAGCTCATCAACGATCAGAATACCCGGGGTCACTGACCCTCCGACGCTTGAAGCTCTAGCATGCCGTGAGGCGCTGACTCTTGCTTCAGACCTCGCTGTGTCACATGTCATTATCGCCATTGATTGCTAAGCTGCGGTTTTGGACATTAAGAAGCAAATTgggggatgcatgcatgcaagcatCGTCAAGGAGATTGTTCACACCGCATGAACCTTCAACTACTGCACCTTCATCTTTGAGGGTATAGCTTCTAATCTTGAGGCACATAGCCTCGCTAAGCACGCCTTTGGTCTGGATTTTGGGCGTCATATGTGGCTGTTAAACCCACCAGATCTTTGATGTATTTTTGTGAACATTATTGAGCAGTAATGATGTGTGTTTAGATTAAAAAAAATTGTGCGCGGCCATATTCCGGGGGCTCAAGTCACGTATTTGACGAGGTCCAAGCATATGTATTGGGTAGGTGTGACTGTTTGGTAATCTGTCCTAGTGTTGGGTAGTCGAGGCCGTGAGGAAAACTCCTACTACAAGGATATAGCACAAATTCTGctcaaaaaggaaataaaaggatATAGCACAATTGCACTCTgcaaaaaattaaataaaaaagcACAAATGCACAATACTGCTACTACATTATTGCACCACCTACCACCTTGCATCTCACTGATTATTCCGTACACATATCTGTACTACGAGTACAACTATATATCGACCCATTAGACGGCTAGAGGTACATATATACACACATTCGGACTAACGCACGCGCAAACATTACTCTGAAATGAAACAGTCGAGCCATACGAAACTAGCATAAGAGTATCTGCCTTGGCTAGGTTTCAAGCATTATTGTGAGCGGTGATATTCCTGGCGAGGGCCTCGGTCCATTGGTTGGCGATGTCAGCGGCGATCCTGGAGGCGTCGTAGGAGGAACCCATGAGACCCCTCCTTGTGAACCCCGTGGCGTAGAGGCTGTTCTTGCCTCTCCAGCTGTGCGGGAATGCCATCCTGGGGAACCCATCACTCTGGCTGAAAAAATCCTCCTCCTGAAACATGCATGAGCATGACTATTTAGCATATAAATAAACAAAACATGTTGATGCTTCTCTTCTCCTAATTATTGGCCATCCAGTCTGATGTGGTGAGTCAATCAAAGATGCCCGCCACCTATCATCAAAATATGGCGGGCCAATGAACAGAGTTGCAGAATCCAACCATCCATTACGTACGCATTGCTCACGCTGCTCGTTTGAAGAGCCCAACATAGACTCCACAACGTCGAATCAACCACATACCGAATACACTTAAGCATCAATTCGGGTGAGGCAGATGGGATGCATCAAGCAAGTCGTCCAGATGGGCCACCCTACAAAAGGTAGAGTGGGCAACGGGTGTGGTAGCAAGCACTGTTGCCATGCACATATGATGATCACCAAAGATGCATGGCCCTCACCACATCATTATGGGCCAGCATGTGCATCGCACCTAACTCCAAGGAAGATCTCAACAAGAAAAACCTAACACCAatggaggaaaagaaaaaaactatttcctccatttctaaatataatttttttagatatttcagtagaggactacatacgaaacaaaataaataaatctgcattctaaaatatatctatatacatccgcatGTTGTATTTTAATAAAACctgtaaaaagacttatatttaaaaatagagGGAGTGTAAGATCTCCGTCCCTTTTGGCAAGACTTTATCCTCCTTTTCCAAACAGTGAGGGCCGCGGTCTCCTTTGCATGCATGGCGACACATCTACAGTTGCTAAGATGATACCTTAACTGCCAATCATTTGATCATTGTCCTGTACTCATGTTTTTCCAGTAGAGTATGTGTTTCTAGCATGGAACGATACGTCAATGATTGATGTGCGACAGTGCGAGTAGAACCCAACGCCAAAACAGCATCGGCTTACTGTTCAGTGTTATCGGGAAACGTTTATATACACATGTTTCATATAGATTCGTTTCAATTTCCATATTAATTATTTCGAAATTATTTCCCTGGACTCATATTTTCCTATAGCATCTGTCGTTATTACATGCATGGTCCAAACGCTGGAGCATGGGCTCCACTGCTGGACCAGCTCACtgtacaacaacaacagcaacaatacaaCTAGAAAAGAAATACACGCACGCATGAGATCAAGATCGAGTTGACAGGAACAGGCAAACAAAGAGCCGCCTACATACATATTCTCGATCATTAGGACAGCGTTCGCAAGATGAAAAGAACATTTAACATGACGTcgacgtatatatatatatatgtataataTGTATCGTAGTTGTAGTAGCTAACAAATGCGTGTCCATGTCTACACTAGACGCCATGATGGGTGCTATAATACGCAAGAAAGGGTACAAGGAAATCAAGTACATGCTTGTAGCTATCACAGCGATCACATACAATGATACAAATACACACCAAGGCACACAGGACTTTTATATATGTAAAGTACACAGGCTGCCCAAATCGATCGACAAGTCGTTGATTTTACCTTTTGAGAAAATTGCACGCAAAATCTATAGGGCGGGCACATAGCATAATTCACGCATGTCTATCAATCAACATTGTGAATTTGTGGATGAGTTTCCGTGTCCCAATTGGAGGGGTCGATTGCTATGCATCGCCCTCTTGTTAGCATCATTGTCACTGCCCATGCCTTCCTATCTAAATCTAATACCTCCATCAAAATGACAAGGGCTATACACacacctccgttccaaaatcgatAACCTCCCAGAAAGTGTGCAGCTAGACTTCTACAACTATttccccaccaaaaaaaaagacttCTACAACTATCTATTCCgtttgtacctaaataattgaaAAACTAGACTAGGTCCcttcaactataattatttaggtaaAGAGGAAGTAAATTATTACTACTAATATACACATGCTATATTAGCTTGTGTATATTAGTAGTATGCCCAATTATGAACTTCTACAACGATCTAATTATTACTACTAAGGCATCTCCCAATGCATTGGTGCTTAGATGAGGTACTAAGTATATTAAAAACCTTAGCAACTAGTCTTTCCAGTGCATAAGTGCATAGCTTTTGTTGCTAAGCTTTTTTCATGGAATTGTTTAATAATTAAACTTCTTCATGCATTGGTTGGTAGTGTTTTTACATAGGTTCACGCGCTTAGCACCATTTCTTTCTGGGATCACCATAatgctctctctctcctctttaaTTGCTTTGCCAcatcattgttttgtctatgtggcACCCTTAACACCCATGCACTGGGAAGGGCCTAAGGCATGTGTCAATACTAGTTTCTTAGCGCGGTTTCATAGCCATTTTGCTGATGTTGTATAATAACTAATGAAGAAAGAGAGTGAGGTTGTATCTTAGCTAACATACAACCCTTACACGTGGTCATAGCTAGGCAAAAAATGGTTTTAGCCCAATCATATGCATGCATTATCCTAAATTATTAAATATAGATACAACAACTCATAAGAAACAATGCATTGACATGGTTGTACTATCTTAAATTGTTAATGCTTCTGTGATAACGTGATAAGAGGCGGTGCATTAGCACATGCCTAATATACACGTACGTGAACACATGAGTCGATTATTTACTACTAAATGGTTGGTGCATTTTGGAACATAGGGAGCAGCGCAcgtacatactccctccgtttctaaatataagtcttttcaaaaattttattagaaacctacatacgaagtaaaatagATGAATTTATATTTaaaagtatgtttatatacatcataTATAGCTTATTAGTGGCACATGTAAAAGAACTTATATttacgaacggaggaagtatagcGCATGCATGCGTCGTTTTTCATGCATGACACAACCAGCGCAAGTCTCTAATTAATGTTGTGTAAGCATCTACTTCCTGGATGCTCTTGGTCGTTGCACGGATGTAGCTAGGGTCAGTTGTTAATTCTGAGGAGTGAGGACACTACTATATATGCATGATGCTTACAATTAAGTAGGAGTGTACGTACACGTTTTGCGTATGTACGTACTTACCTTGAGCCATGATGGCACGTTGCTTTTGTACCCGGTGGCGAGGATGACAGCATCGAAGTCCTCCTTACGTCCGTCGGCAAATTCAACACCGCTCTCGGTGAACCGGTTTATTGCGGGGACCACCTGCGGAGAATCTCCCTCAGATTCACTTGCACGTCATCCAGTAAATGTACCACTACGCTGGGCACGTACTATTAACAAGTTGCTGGCTAGCATTCCTATATGGATGGAGGCACTAGATATTTTGCACTAAAGGTTTTCTTTAAACTTTTGTACTTCCTTCGTCCTAAAAATAAATATCTTAAATTAAATACATTTTTATACTAAAGTTAAtataaagttgagacatttattttgaaacgAAGGGAATACTTACCTACTAGTTGGATACCGCAACCCTAATACCCCCGTAATTGAAAAGGGTACTTTATGTTCTTGTTTACGACATActtcatccgttcctaaatacaagaccTTGTAAAGAATTTATTATTATGactatatatgaatgtatgtagtcatattttagagtgtaggttcactcattttacttcgtatgtagtctataataatctttaaaaggtcttatatttaagaacgaagggagtattcaATTAAGTGACTTTTCCGCAAAAATATATATTAAGTGATTGATATTGTTTTACATTAGATTGATCCAATGCTCTTTCGCTTTAGTAACAGTTATGTAGTGAAGTATTAACCATATCCGACAACGGGTGATGTGATATTTTACCTTTATTTCACCATCCCTGATCTTTCTTAAAGCTCCAATGTCAAGGACTGGTGTTTTCCCGGTTGATTTCTTGATTTGGAGCGGGCCGATCTTAGGTCGTTGGAGTCCGTATTTTCCAGTCTCTCCAAGTATCAACCTCGAGAGGAAGAGGAACAAGGCATCAACCCATTTCATGGGCAACCACTTGAGAAGGAATACTGATAGGCCAAATGTTGAGATGCCTAGTATATCCCTAGGCAACACATGAAGCTACAGATTTACAAAAATAATAGCATGAGAGAGATATGCAAGTTCAGTAAAGCAGTAAACCCACATGATGAAAAGAAATGGAGTTAACTGGTAAATGCTATAGATATCTTAATACAACAATTAAATATTTTTATGCTAAAAGATGAAATAAATTGAGTGGTTTGTAGTTGTCACTATCTTTGGGTTTTCTTGACATCTCCATTGCATAATAGTGGGTACAACTGTCGCATGTTCTCACTAATTCTACAATATTCTCTTTTGACATACATATTTTTTTTAACTATGAATTGGCATAGATATTTTGATAGTGCACTTACGTGTATAACACATACGCCATACTGAGGTTTCTCATGTTATTCTTAGTGCTTCGCGATCCTCGCACAATTAGAAAACAACGTCATGCCTATGATCCTTTTCTTAacacccccctcctcctcctcaagtaTCACATTTTTTATTGTTCGAGATTTATTATATACATGGAAAGGTAACCATTGCATCAGTAGTTTAGTACTCCCtctatcccaaaataagtgacataGATTTAGCATTAAATTAGTATGAATTTTATACTAGATCAGTAGCACTTATTTTGCGACAGTGGGAGTACTTCATATTCTTCGAATCAAGCTAATTAGGAGGAGCACAATATATGGTTAGTAAGTTCTTGCATTATTGCCGATGAAACTATGGACAAAAATATAATGAGGCAAAACAATTTTGAATTTAACCTTTTCCATAAGGGCATTTTATTGACTCGACATCACATCCAAACGATACAAATGCATTTGCATAAACCCAACATCACATCCAAACATGCAAATGCATTTGCATAAACGATACAAATGCTTTGTGCTGCATGCAACGTCATACTTTTTGCTGCCGCTCTTTATTATGATTTTGCTTGGCATTATTGTGTCAACACTAGCTAGAAGTGATGTAAAGAAGAAAAATACTCCTGCTGAAAGTGGCAAGAATCTATGGAGGAGTGTGAAAAAAGAGAACACGTGGCACTATGGAATTGATTAGGGATGTAAGCCTGGTCTGTTTATTCCCGTATAAGCCCACTTTGATCAGCCtaacaattcaaaaaaaaaagaacTATCAAGCTAGCTAAACAGGACTTAAAGACGCAATTTATTGCGCCATTTACATCCCTAAAATTGAACACCCAAGAGTACTCGCACAAACAGTCACGGCCTGAAATATCAATTCGCTGCGGCAACCAAAAATTGTGGAGAGACTAATTGCACTTGCACAAGTGCATTTCGGGTTGTTACTTGGCATTATTTGGCCATGATTGGATTGGCGTTCCAGAGAGCCATATCCTTGTAAAATATATAGATCTACATCGATCGTTTTTTCCTTTCAGTTAAAAAATCAAATGTGATTGGTATTATACATCTGTAAAATGAATACTTTTATACACCGGAACTAAGCAGGGCCTTAGGTGTTTCTTGGATGCTACAATGCAATTTGAGATACATCAAACTGTAGTTACTATaaccccgcaaaaaaaaaaaaaaaactgtagTTACTGTATGTTGTCGTGGAATTTTCATTCCTTTTTTTTTCACGGGAAGTACAATTTTCCATCTCATGCACCGATCTAAATTCGGCTGTACAAGCTAATGCACAAGCGGTATTTTTGAGGGAGTGGTATTTTTCTCCCTTAGGTAAACAATTGATTTATTAGTGCAAATGTGTAGGAGTAAATGTAGAATAGGCttgcccgcaaaaaaaaaaattgaaaataaatacAATAGGGTTGTACCTTGTCCCTGACGACCATGGATGCCTTTGCGCCATTGTCGCAGAGGTCGAGGCTGACCTCCATGCCGGAGTTGCCACAGCCGACAACGAGCACCTTCTTTCCCGCGAACTCGTCCCCTCTCTTGTAGGTGCTGGTGTGCATCATCGTGCCACGGTAGGCGTCCATACCCTCCACACCGTGAGGCCACACCGGCTCCGCATTCTCGCCCGTGGCAACCACGAGCCAGCGCGACATGAACTCCGTCGCCGTCCTTGTGACCGCGTCCTGGACGGTGACCCTCCAGAAGCCGATGGCGGCGTCGTAGGCGGCCGCCCGGACGCGCGCGCCGAGGAGCGGCTCGACGGCGAAGGCGCGCGCGTAGGCGTCGAGGTAGGCGATGAACTGGTCCCTCGTGGGATACGGCGGCGTGCCCGGCGGGAAAGGCGCGAGGGGGAGCTCGCAGAAGCGCACCGGCAGGTGAAGCCGCATCCGCTCGTAGGTGCGGTGCCGCCATGATCCCGCCACGCACGCGTCCCGCTCCAGCACCAGCGACGGCACCccgcgagccttgaggcaggccgCCGTGGCCAGCCCGGACGGCCCCGCGCCGACGATCACCGGACCCGGCACCCACACCCGCCTCGTCGGGACATGCCCGTCCTGACCGTGACCGCCGTCGAGTAGGGCGGCGGAGGGCTGGGCGTCAAGCTGCAAGCCGCGGTGCGAGACTGGCATGGCGGATCGGGAACGAAAGATCTTGATTGATCAGGCTCTTCAGCTAGCTGTTGATCGACGCGCCTCTCTAAAGTGCGAGCTTGTACTGGACATATGCAGTTATGCACACACCCGAATCTACACCTCGAGCTATATACGTCTATATATACTTGTAGGGTGCGTGTATGAATAGGGTCAGTGCAACTGCGCGCGATAGAGCAGAGAGCTAGCGTCTACAGTAGATTGGAGGGGCGCATGGACGAACGCATGTGGGGCGCATGGGCGAACCCAAGCTATATATCGGCCGATACGATAGGGAGTAACGTAGGTGTATACGCCAAATTAAGCCTAGCTGCTTGCTATCTACtcctgtgtgtgtgtgtctatatataAAAGAGTTATGCCTGTGTAGATTGGCGTATCAGCCACGCCCATGCGACAACCATTTCGCCCGCCAGTGTCAAGACAATGGCGCGGCGTTAACACCAGCCGGCATACACCCACCAATGTCACACGGGCTCACCGTCCCCTCCTTGGATGATGGGTGGCACTAGAGGGCGGTGGACCGCGTGACATATAACAGCGAATAAAA
This region includes:
- the LOC123397720 gene encoding indole-3-pyruvate monooxygenase YUCCA1-like → MPVSHRGLQLDAQPSAALLDGGHGQDGHVPTRRVWVPGPVIVGAGPSGLATAACLKARGVPSLVLERDACVAGSWRHRTYERMRLHLPVRFCELPLAPFPPGTPPYPTRDQFIAYLDAYARAFAVEPLLGARVRAAAYDAAIGFWRVTVQDAVTRTATEFMSRWLVVATGENAEPVWPHGVEGMDAYRGTMMHTSTYKRGDEFAGKKVLVVGCGNSGMEVSLDLCDNGAKASMVVRDKLHVLPRDILGISTFGLSVFLLKWLPMKWVDALFLFLSRLILGETGKYGLQRPKIGPLQIKKSTGKTPVLDIGALRKIRDGEIKVVPAINRFTESGVEFADGRKEDFDAVILATGYKSNVPSWLKEEDFFSQSDGFPRMAFPHSWRGKNSLYATGFTRRGLMGSSYDASRIAADIANQWTEALARNITAHNNA